The following are encoded together in the Xiphophorus hellerii strain 12219 chromosome 3, Xiphophorus_hellerii-4.1, whole genome shotgun sequence genome:
- the pianp gene encoding PILR alpha-associated neural protein isoform X2 — translation MERCSISPVARLAALIFLLLAALLSQPSTCSGEEDEKPENSPSAQLSVNSQVTPTPLWAVVWGPTQPLEEDATYHLLSSQETDHLHLQEVSSATPGDWVYLDSSVQPQEKAHLESRNREGEKDGGTEAEEAKPEEVDPQFYVTVTISSLLILTAVIITAKLWIPVVNL, via the exons ATGGAGAGATG CTCCATCTCTCCTGTCGCACGACTCGCTGCCCTCATCTTCCTGCTCCTGGCCGCCCTGCTCTCACAGCCCTCCACCTGTAGCGGCGAAGAGGACGAGAAGCCGGAGAACTCCCCGTCTGCACAGCTGTCCGTCAACTCCCAGGTGACGCCCACCCCGCTGTGGGCGGTGGTGTGGGGCCCCACGCAGCCTCTGGAGGAGGATGCCACCTACCACTTGCTGTCCAGCCAGGAAACCGACCACCTGCACCTGCAGGAGGTCAGCAGCGCCACGCCGGGGGATTGGGTCTACCTCGATTCAAGCGTGCAGCCCCAGGAGAAAGCACACTTGGAGTCCAGGAACAGGGAGGGAGAGAAGGATGGAGGGACGGAGGCAGAGGAGGCGAAACCTGAGGAAG tggACCCTCAGTTCTACGTCACCGTGACCATCTCCTCGCTGCTCATCCTGACAGCCGTCATCATCACAGCCAAACTCTG GATTCCAGTTGTGAACCTGTGA
- the pianp gene encoding PILR alpha-associated neural protein isoform X1 — MERCSISPVARLAALIFLLLAALLSQPSTCSGEEDEKPENSPSAQLSVNSQVTPTPLWAVVWGPTQPLEEDATYHLLSSQETDHLHLQEVSSATPGDWVYLDSSVQPQEKAHLESRNREGEKDGGTEAEEAKPEEVDPQFYVTVTISSLLILTAVIITAKLCYDRSCSQHPPPLSRGVAPPLSLALPRSLASEDSRQTLHSTASSFTDRERIPVVNL; from the exons ATGGAGAGATG CTCCATCTCTCCTGTCGCACGACTCGCTGCCCTCATCTTCCTGCTCCTGGCCGCCCTGCTCTCACAGCCCTCCACCTGTAGCGGCGAAGAGGACGAGAAGCCGGAGAACTCCCCGTCTGCACAGCTGTCCGTCAACTCCCAGGTGACGCCCACCCCGCTGTGGGCGGTGGTGTGGGGCCCCACGCAGCCTCTGGAGGAGGATGCCACCTACCACTTGCTGTCCAGCCAGGAAACCGACCACCTGCACCTGCAGGAGGTCAGCAGCGCCACGCCGGGGGATTGGGTCTACCTCGATTCAAGCGTGCAGCCCCAGGAGAAAGCACACTTGGAGTCCAGGAACAGGGAGGGAGAGAAGGATGGAGGGACGGAGGCAGAGGAGGCGAAACCTGAGGAAG tggACCCTCAGTTCTACGTCACCGTGACCATCTCCTCGCTGCTCATCCTGACAGCCGTCATCATCACAGCCAAACTCTG TTACGATCGCAGCTGTTCCCAGCATCCGCCCCCGCTTTCCCGTGGCGTGGCCCCCCCTCTGTCCCTCGCGCTCCCGCGTTCCCTTGCTTCGGAGGACAGCAGGCAGACGCTGCACAGCACCGCCTCCTCCTTCACCGACAGGGAGAG GATTCCAGTTGTGAACCTGTGA
- the cops7a gene encoding COP9 signalosome complex subunit 7a isoform X2 translates to MEVEQLLSLSGSALAQAVSSLLETPGLYVFSDILELPNVRELENGPHAPVYQLLNLFAYGTYCDYKERAASLPELTPAQRNKLRHLSIISLASNLKCLPYSLLLQQLELKNVRELEDLLIEAVYCDIIQGKLDQRNQQVEVDCSVGRDLGPNELPNIVNTLQEWCTGCEAVLCGIEEQVSRANQYRENQLKVKVQVETEVSNLQKTLKATAASPSSGPAPAGAASNQDADQPAEPRDPASSQEPRQPGKKASKVKGLRGSGKIWSKSN, encoded by the exons atggaggtggagcagcttcTGTCTCTGTCAGGCTCGGCGCTGGCCCAGGCTGTCAGCTCTCTGCTGGAGACTCCTGGCCTCTACGTTTTCTCTGACATCCTGGAGCTGCCTAATGTCAGAGAG CTGGAGAATGGCCCTCATGCGCCGGTGTATCAGCTGCTGAACCTCTTTGCCTATGGAACCTACTGCGACTACAAAG AGAGAGCGGCGTCTCTTCCAGAGCTGACTCCAGCTCAGAGAAACAAACTCCGTCATCTGTCCATCATCAGCCTGGCTTCCAACCTCAAG TGCCTGCCATAttcgctgctgctgcagcagctcgaGCTGAAGAATGTGCGGGAGCTGGAAGACCTGCTGATCGAGGCCGTCTACTGCGACATCATCCAGGGGAAACTGGACCAGAGGAACCAGCAGGTGGAGGTGGACTGCAGCGTCGGCCGCGATCTCGGCCCCAACGAGCTCCCAAACATAGTCAACACACTGCAGGAGTG GTGTACAGGCTGTGAGGCGGTTCTGTGCGGTATCGAGGAGCAGGTCTCCAGGGCGAACCAGTACAGAGAGAACCAGCTAAAGGTTAAAGTCCAAGTGGAAACAGAG GTGTCAAACCTACAAAAGACGTTAAAGGCCACCGCTGCGTCTCCGTCCTCAGGCCCCGCCCCCGCCGGAGCAGCGTCCAACCAGGATGCAGATCAGCCAGCCGAGCCTCGGGACCCCGCCTCCTCTCAGGAACCACGACAGCCGGGCAAGAAGGCTTCAAAGGTCAAAGG GCTGCGTGGGAGCGGAAAGATCTGGTCCAAGTCCAACTGA
- the cops7a gene encoding COP9 signalosome complex subunit 7a isoform X1, producing the protein MEVEQLLSLSGSALAQAVSSLLETPGLYVFSDILELPNVRELENGPHAPVYQLLNLFAYGTYCDYKERAASLPELTPAQRNKLRHLSIISLASNLKCLPYSLLLQQLELKNVRELEDLLIEAVYCDIIQGKLDQRNQQVEVDCSVGRDLGPNELPNIVNTLQEWCTGCEAVLCGIEEQVSRANQYRENQLKVKVQVETEVSNLQKTLKATAASPSSGPAPAGAASNQDADQPAEPRDPASSQEPRQPGKKASKVKGHKAQNNNEDQTKH; encoded by the exons atggaggtggagcagcttcTGTCTCTGTCAGGCTCGGCGCTGGCCCAGGCTGTCAGCTCTCTGCTGGAGACTCCTGGCCTCTACGTTTTCTCTGACATCCTGGAGCTGCCTAATGTCAGAGAG CTGGAGAATGGCCCTCATGCGCCGGTGTATCAGCTGCTGAACCTCTTTGCCTATGGAACCTACTGCGACTACAAAG AGAGAGCGGCGTCTCTTCCAGAGCTGACTCCAGCTCAGAGAAACAAACTCCGTCATCTGTCCATCATCAGCCTGGCTTCCAACCTCAAG TGCCTGCCATAttcgctgctgctgcagcagctcgaGCTGAAGAATGTGCGGGAGCTGGAAGACCTGCTGATCGAGGCCGTCTACTGCGACATCATCCAGGGGAAACTGGACCAGAGGAACCAGCAGGTGGAGGTGGACTGCAGCGTCGGCCGCGATCTCGGCCCCAACGAGCTCCCAAACATAGTCAACACACTGCAGGAGTG GTGTACAGGCTGTGAGGCGGTTCTGTGCGGTATCGAGGAGCAGGTCTCCAGGGCGAACCAGTACAGAGAGAACCAGCTAAAGGTTAAAGTCCAAGTGGAAACAGAG GTGTCAAACCTACAAAAGACGTTAAAGGCCACCGCTGCGTCTCCGTCCTCAGGCCCCGCCCCCGCCGGAGCAGCGTCCAACCAGGATGCAGATCAGCCAGCCGAGCCTCGGGACCCCGCCTCCTCTCAGGAACCACGACAGCCGGGCAAGAAGGCTTCAAAGGTCAAAGG GCATAAAGCACAGAACAACAACGAAGATCAAACCAAGCACTAA